The Natronoarchaeum mannanilyticum nucleotide sequence TGGACGCCCGCGGACTCGATGCTGATGGAAAAGCAGATCTCGTGGGATCTCACGGGGAGCTTCGTCGAACTCCGGCGGGCGCTCCTTCGAGAGCGGCTCGACGAGGAGCTGTTCGCGGAGCTGTTCCCGCGGCGGCTGGACCACGACGTGCCGATCCTCCGCGAGTCGACCGCCGGCGTCGGCGGCGCGGACGTCGGGAGCACCGGTGGAAGCGAGGGAAGCGACGGACAAGACGCCGGGAGCGCCGCGGCATCGAGAGGCTCCGAATCGGCCGTTACCGGACGCTCCGAGCCGGTCGATGCAGGGCATTCCGCCCCGATCGACGCCGACCTGACCGCGTGGCTCTCGGGGTTCGAGACGCCGACCGGCGTCGGCTCGAACAGCTGGGTGGTCTCGGGCGAGCACACCGCGAGCGGGGCGCCGCTGCTGGCCTACGACCCCCACCTCTCGCTGATGGCGCCGCCGGTGTGGTACGAGCAACACGTCGAAACGCCAGAGCGTTCCGTGCGCGGGGCGACGTTCCCCGGCGTCCCGTTCGTCATCGCGGGCGCGAACGACGGCGGCGTCTGGTCCTTTACGAACGTCGGCGCCGACGTGCTCGACTGCTACCGCTACGAGGTCGACGACGCGGGCGAGCGCTACCGCTACCGCGGCGAGTGGTGCGAGTTCGAGATCGAGGAGCGCGAGATCGCGGTTTCGGGCGCCGAGAATCGGACGCTCGACGTCAAAAAGACAGTCCACGGGCCGATGATCGAACGCGACGGGCGCCGCGTCGGCGTCGCGTGGACCGGCCACACCGCCACGCGAACGACCGAGGCGATCGAGGAGTTCGGCCGGAGCGAGGGGCTGGCCGACCTGCGCGAGTCGACGCGGAAGTTCGACCTTCCGACCCAGAATCTGGTGTACGCCGACAGCGACGGTCGAACGATGTACTACGCCACCGGCAAGCTCCCGATCCGGCGGATCGACGGCGAGGAAGTTCGGGGCGATCGGATCTTCGACGGTTCGGCCGGCGAGGCCGAGTGGGAAGGGTTCGAGCCGTTCGGCGAGTCCTCGTGGGACGGCTTCGTCCCCTTCGAGGAGAAGCCCCACGCGATCGACCCGGACGTGCTCGCCACGGCTAACCAGCGCGTCGCGGACGACCCAGCACACTATATCGGCGCCGACTACGCGACGCCGTACCGCGGCGCACGGATCTACGAGCGCCTCGACGCCGCGGTCGCCGAAGGCGAACAGATCGACCGCGAGTTCCACCGCGACCTGCAGAACGACGTTCGGGACGGGCGCGCCGAGCAGTTGGTGCCCGAACTGCTCGCCGCAGTGAACGACAGTCCAGACGCCGGCGATCGGCTCGCCGACGCCGCTGCCACGCTCGACGAGTGGGACTACCGAATGTCGCGGGACTCGCGGGGGGCGCTGGTGTTCGCCCGCTGGATGGACCATTTCCGCCGCCTGACGGCCGAACCCACGTTCTCCGAGGCTGATCTCGACGAGTCGTACTACCCGAACGACTGGGTGCTCGCGACACTATCGGACGACAGCGCGCTGTACGATGACCGGTTGCGCGCCGAGACGATGGTCGCCGCCCTTGGCGAGGCGCTCGACGAGATCGACGCCGAGGGCTGGTCGACGTACGGCGTCTGGAACTCGACGCGGGCGATCGACCACCCCTTCGGCGCCCAGGCGCCGTTCCTGAACTACGACGGGCTGGCGGCCGACGGGTCGCCGGCGACGGTCAAGAACTACCGCGTCGACTCGGCGGTCGGATCGAGCTGGCGCATGGTCGTCGAGCCGGGTGGGGACGCCACGGCGATCCTGCCCGGCGGAAACTCGGGCGACTACTTCTCCGAGCACTACGACGACCAGTTCGAACGCTGGCTCGACAACGACCAGAAGTCGATGGATCGGACGATCGAGGGCGAGGAGACCGTGGCGTTCGAGTGTGAGTCGTCGTGAGTTCGAGCGATCGGGGTGGGGAGGAAGCGAGCGTTCGATCGCGTGACGCCGAGACGGCACCGGGCGACGCCGAAGCGACGGCACGCGACGACGAATCGGAACCGAGCGACGCCGAAACGGCATCGGGCGGAACCGGAGATCGGCTTCGCGACGCTCTGGATCAGGCGCGGACGCGGCGGCGATTCCACGCCGTCGCGCTCGCCGGCGCGGCAGCGTTCGGACTCCTGTTCGCGTGGCTCCACTGGATCGGCCTCGTGCTGGGCGGCGCGCTGGTCGCGCTCGTCGCGCCCAGCGTCCGGCGCGGCGCCGCGTACGCGCTGGCGTTCGGCGTCCTCGTGCTGGTGGCGTTCGCGGTCTCGATCGGCGACGCGGCGCTGCTCGTCCCCGAGATGCGACCGATCGTCTTCGTCACCGTCGGTGCCGGGATCGGGCTGCCGCTGCTGGGATCGCTGGCGCGCGGGATCGTCTGAATCGCTGACGACCGGGCCGAAACCCAGTCATCGCATCCGGGACCGTTACACTAATTCGAGGAATGAGCCTTCGAAGTTGGTATGGACGGCCTCCGAGCGCGCGTGCTGTCGGTCTGGCGGCGCACGATCGCGCTGTCATGGCCGATCGCCGTCCAACAGACGTTCAACACGCTGATGCGGACGGTCGACGTCATCGTCACGGGGCTGTTCTCGCCGGCCGCGGTCGCCGCGGTCGGGCTGGCCGACCTGTACGCCCAGTTCCCGCTCCGTGCGGGGCTCGGGCTCGGCTCGGGTGCGATCGCCCTCTCCAGTCAGGACACCGGCCGGGACGACGCCGACGCGCGCGATCAGGCGATCAGCCAGGCGCTGCTGCTCGGCTTTCTGGTGGGGATTCCCCTGGTCGCGCTCGGGATCGTCGCGGCCCGGCCGCTGATCGCGCTGCTGGGCGCCGACCCCGAGGTCGTCGCGATGGGCGGCACCTACCTCGCGATCGTATTCGCTGCGGCGCCGATGCGCATCGTCGGCCTCGTGAGCGCTCGCTCGCTCCAGGGGACCGGCGACACGCGGACGCCGATGCTCGTCAACATCGCCGCGAACGGGTTCAACATCGCCGGTACGGTCGGTCTCGGCCTGGGTATCGGCGCCCTGCCCGAACTGGGCGTCGTCGGCGTCGGCGTCGCGACCGCGGTCAGCAGGACGTTCGAGGCCGTCGCGTTCGCGCTGGCGTTTCTCAGCGATCGGACCGATCCAGTCCTGCGGCGGCCGACCGACCCGACGATCGCGCGCCAGCTCGTCGCGGTGAGCCTGCCGAACTTCGCCGAGGGGATGAGCACGTCGCTCGCGAACTTTCCCTTCAACGCCCTGCTGCTCACCTTCGGGACGGACGTCAACGCCGGGTATCACATCGGCCGCCGAATCTATCAGCAGGTCGCCGGACCGCTGTACCGCTCGTACAACGTCGCCGCGAGCATCGTGGTCGGCCAGTCGCTGGGCGAATCGGAGCCGGCCCGGGCGCGCTTCGAAGGGCGGGCCATCGCCGCGCTGAGCCTCCTCACGCTCGGGGGCGCCGGGATCGTTCTCGTCGCGGGCGCCGACCCGCTGGCGGGCGCGTTCACCAGCGACGCCGCGACCCGCCGGTACGCCGCCACGTTCGCGGGGGTGTTCGGCGTCTCGATGTTCTTCTTCGGGATCTTCTTCCCGTTCGCGGGAAGCCTGCGGGGTGCCGGCGACACCAGAACGCCGTTCTACGCCAACCTCTCGGGGACGGTCGTGTTCATGCTCGGCTTCTCCTATCTCGCCGGCGTCACGTTCGACTACGGACTCGCGGGGGTGTACGCCGGGATGCTGCTGTGTTACGCCTGGTGGGCGCTCGTCGTCACCGCGGGGTTCCGCTGGGGCGACTGGGCCGACACCGCGGCGTCGATGATGGCCGAGCGCGCCGGGACGTCCGACTGACGGACGCGAGGACGGATGGTATTCGTCTCGCCGATAGGTCGTCCGACGGGTACGTTTATTCCTCTCGGCGACGAACGTGGTGGTATGGAATCCAAACGGATCAAGCGGGCGCTCAGTCGAGCGCGCCACGCCGCGGTCGGCGCGGGTATCGGTGCCGCGATCGGCGGACTGTTCAGCAAAAACAGCGCCAGCACGGGCGCGGCACTGGGCGCCTTGGTCGGCGCGACGATCGGCGAGAAGCGAGTCGGCGTGGAGTCGCGAGTCAAGGAAGTGACCGAGAAGCGACAGTCCGAAAGCTCGGACTGACGCGCGGCTGCCGAAACTCGACGGGTTTCTTCGACGAATCGGCTCGATACCGTCCGGTACGTCCGGCGTTCGGCGGTTAGACCGGATCGCGAAGCGCCCAGACGTCCGTTTCGGGATCGAGGTTCGACGGCTCGGCGCCGCGATCGGTCAGGATGCCGGCGTGGTACAGCATCGCCTTGAGCTGGAACACGGTCGGCGAGTGGTAGGTCTCGCCCGTCGAGAGCGGCTCGGTCCGCAACTCGCCGTCGGGGCCCAGCACCCGGCTCCGGACGTCGTCGGTGCCGCGGACGAACAGTTCGACCGTAAGCGAGGGGTGGAGCTCGTGGAGGTACGTAACGAGTTCGACCAGTGTCGGCGTCTCAACGCCGTCCTCGTGCATATGTTGAATCTCCTCGACGAGCAACTGCGTCGCCGGGTACGCGTAGACGACGCGGCGCGCGAGCTGTCCCCACCGCGGCGCCGCGTCACAGAAGCGCCGGCGAGAGCCCTTCCAGTCGTCGAACGCGTCGAGCGCGGCATCGGCCGACCCGTACTCGCGGAGCGCGAACCGAACGACCTCCCGGCCCAGCGGCGTCAGCTCGGTCCGCGTCGGCGTCACGTCGACGAGATCGAGAAATTCGGCACCCTGTCGAGCGCCCTCGACCGCGCCGACGACTCGCTGTGCGACGACCGACTCGGTATCTTGCCGATGATAGACGGCGAGCGGGTACGCGAGGTAGTTCTTCGGATGATTCAGGGAGAACGACCGGTCGGCGACGCCCTGCGCGCTCGCCTGGAAGCGGATCGCGTCGGTCTCGCTCGTGGTGCAGTTGCCCACGACCCGCGGCCGCTCGATCGGCTCGACGACGCCGTCGGCGTCGACGCCGAGGACGCCGACGTTCAGTTCGCTGGCGAGCGTCCGCGCCGACTGCGAGATCGCCGGTGTCGGCGCCGCGACGTACGCGGCGTTGGCCTCGTGGAGCCGGTCGTACGCTTGCACGACGCCGCGCTCGACGTCGACGCGGCCGCCCTCGGTCCGCCCCTTCGCCTCGATCGCGACCAGCGGCGGGTCGTCGCCGAGGCGGTCGGCCGCGAGCCACTCGTCGTCGAGCGTCCGGACGCCGACCAGGTCGGGATAGCCCGTCCCGACGCGGATGTGGTTGAACGGCGCGAGCGTCTCGCGGATCGCCGGGTCGATCGGCTCGTCCGCGATCCAGCGCTCCTGCCCGAACTGCGTATCGACGACCGCGTAGCCCCGCCGGTCCTCGTCGTCGGGAAAGAGGCGACGCTTCGCGTGGGCGAGCACGTGGGGTTCGGTCATCGACCCCGCCGCGGCTGTCATGCTACAGACGCTTCTGGGGCAGCGTAATCAAACTACCGCGAACGGAGAGCGTCGACGCCGCAGCGCGGGCGTCGATCAGACGGGAACTGCGAGTCGGGGCCGATCAGAACGGGAACAGCGAGTCGGCGTCGGGGTCGCGCTCCAGCAGCTCGATCTCGTGGCCGTCCTGGTCCTTCGTGAACGCGTACATGTCGTCGCAGCTCTCGGGGTCGCGGTAGTCGGCGGCTTCTCGGACCATGAGCTGCTCCCAGTCCTCGTGCAGGTCGTCGATCCGGACGCAGAGGTGGCCCCAGGCGTCGCCCAGATCATAGCTCCGGCCGTCGTAGTTGTAGGTGAGCTCGACGGCCATCGCCTCGGGCGCGGCGTCCTCGGGCTTCATGAAGTAGTTGGCGAACGTGTCGGACTCCCAGCGCCCGGTGTGTTCGTACTCGAACTTCCGGGTCCAGAAGCCCAGCGCGTCGTCGGCGTCCTCGACGCGGATCATCGTGTGGTCGAGCGACCACAGCGCCCCCTGATCGGGGTCGCGCTGGACGATCTCGACCTCGTGGCCGTCGGGGTCCTTCACGAACGCGTAGCTGCCGCCGCAGGACTCGGGGTCGCGGTAGTCGTCGACGCCCTCGTCCATCAGCTGCTCGTAGTACGATTCGAGTTCGCCCTCGGGGACGCGCACCGCGATGTGACCCCAGGCGTCGCCGAGTTCGAGGTCGCTCTCACCTTCGTTGTGGGTGAGTTCGAGCATCGCGCCCTCCTCGTGCATCTCCTCGGGGCCGAGATAGACGATGGTGAAGTCGTCGCCCTCGTGGCGATCCTTCTCCTCGTAGTCCAGGTGAGTCTGGTACCACTCCAGCGATTCCTCCAGGTCCTCGACGCGCATCATGACGTGGTCCAGCGTTCCGTCCATGCGCGTTTCTACGACGGTGGCGGGCAAAAACGTGGTGAACGCGGACAGCTGATCGCCCGCTTCGACGGATACCAATGCGGGGGCGAAGCACGGAAATCCGCGCGGACCCAGAGACGCGTATGGACCGTACGAGCGCGACCCGAGAACTGGCGCTCCGGTCGCCGGCCGAGAACGCGGCATCGGCGGCGGGCGAGAGCGGGGCACCGACGCCGAGCGAGACCCGAACGGCGACGTTCGGGATGGGCTGTTTCTGGGGCCCGGACGCACGGTTCGGCGCGGTCGAGGGCGTCGTCCGGACACGAGTCGGCTACGCCGGCGGGACGACGGCCGATCCGACGTACCACTCGCTGGGCGATCACACGGAGGTCGTCCAGATCGAGTACGATCCCGAGAAACTGGCGTACGACGACCTGCTCGACGCGTTCTGGTCGAACCACGCGTGGAACTCGTCGGCTCGCAAACGCCAGTACCGGGGCGTCGTCCTCGCACACGACGACGAGCAGTACGAAGCCGCGCAGCGGCGTCGCGACGAACTGGCCGAGCGAACCGGCGAGACGGTCGCGACCGACGTCGAGAGGCTCGACGAGTTCTACCTCGCCGAGGACTACCATCAGAAGTACGAACTGCGGTCGACGCCGGTCGTCGGCGACGAGCTCGCGGAGCTGTACGGCGACGCGTTCGTGGATTCGACAATCGCCGCGCGGCTCAACGGGTTCGTCGCCGGCCACGGCGATCCGGAACGCCGCGACGCCCTGCTCGCCGACCTCGATCTCCCGCCCACCGTGATCGACGAGCTTCGACGCCGGTTCTGACCGCGGGCGACGGCGTTCGGAGCGATACCGAGCAACTGCGTCACCGCCGGCCGACGCCGAAGCACGGCATCGCGCCGCTGCGTGACGACGCTGCCGGAAGCCGTCGAGATCGAGCGTCGACGCCGCCGCGGGGACAGAGGTAAACCACCGGGCTTGCTAGATGACAGCATGGGTCAGCGAAACTCCGGAAAAGCCGTCGAGTGTCGGTGCACGCGCTGCAAGTTCAACAGCAACGGCTCCTGTGGCTACCAGGGGCGGATCCTGATCAACGCGAACGGCGAGTGCGAGATGATGGAGGAGGGGTTCGGCGGCGACCGCGGGCCGTACGGGGAACCCGAAGAGTAGACGGTTCGGCCGCCACGGTGCGTCGCCATCTTCCGGCTCGCAGTAGCGGATCTTCTCCCGTGGAGCCGTTTGTGACTCCGCGGACCTACTCCACGAGCTGGATCGTGTTACCGTTCGACGTGACGTGGAGATCCCGCCCGAGCTTGTACCCCTGGTTGCCGGCGAGGTCGACGTAGCCGGAGAACCCGCCCATATCCTGGTGGGCGGGGATGACGTGCTGGGGCTGGAGCGCGTCGAGCATCTCGTAGTGACCCTCCTGTCGGAGGTGGCCCGAGACGTGGATGTCGTCGTAGATGCGGGCGCCCTGCATGCCCAGCAGTTTCTCGGACTGGTAGCGCTGCCCCTCGTTGGTCGGCTCCGGGATCACTCGCGCCGAGAAGATGACCTTGTCGCCGTCGTCGAGTTCGTAGGGGGTGTCGCCCCGACCCATTCGGGTGAGCATCGCGCGGGGCTCGCCCTGGTGGCCGGTGACGATTGGCAGGTAGTTCTCCTTGCCCTCGTTCATGATCCGCTTGAACGTCCGATCGACGGACTTGCGGTGGCCGAACATCCCGAGGTCGTCGGGGAACGACGCGGCGCCGATGCGCTCGGCGGTGCCGGAGTACTTCTCCATCGATCGACCGAGGAGTACTGGTTCGCGGCCGATCTCTTTCGCGAACTCGACGAGGCTGGAGACGCGCGCGATGTGGCTGGAGAACGTCGTCGCGACGATGCCGCCGTCGTAGTCCTCGATGCTGTGCATCACGTCGCGCAGGTGCTCGCGGGCGACGTTCTCGCTGGGCGTGCGGCCCTTCTTGTTGGCGTTCGTGCAGTCCTCGATGTAACAGAGGACACCCTCACCCTCGCGACCGATCTCGCGGAACCGCTTCATGTCGATCGGGTCGCCGATGACCGGCGTGTGGTCCATGCGCTTGTCCAGCCCGTAGACCACCGCGCCCTCCGGCGTGTGCAGCACCGGGTTGATCGCGTCGATGATCGAGTGCGTGACGTTCACGAACTCGAGTTCGCAGCGCTCTCCGATGCCCATCGTCTCGCCGGGCTCCATCTCCACGAGATCGTTCTGGACGTCGAACTTCCCCTCGTCCTGGATCTCCTCCTTGACGAGTTCGAGCGTGAACGGCGAGGCGACGATCGGGGCGTCGTAGCGGTGGGCCAGCTTGCCGATCGCCCCGATGTGATCGAGGTGGCCGTGCGTGGGAACGATCGCCTTCACGTCGCCCTCGAGGTCGCTCATGATCCGGTCGTCCGGGATGGCGCCCATGTCGATGAGATCGAGGGAGTGCATGCCCTCGACCTGAATGTTGTCGTGAATCAGTACCTTCGAGAGGTTCAGTCCCATGTCGAAGACGACGATGTCGCCGCCGGCACGGACTGCGGTCATCTGTCGACCGACTTCCTCGTAGCCGCCAATAGTTGCGATTTCGATTTCCATAGGTCGGGTCCGATCAGAGCAGTCCCAGAACCCGTCGCAGAGTACGCCTTGTGAAGGAGAGCAGAGCGTGATACGGCGCTTCGGAGGTCGACCGCGCGAACGCGACGAGCGACTCGTCAGCCCCACGCCCTTCTCGGGGACGACGCGTGTTTCGGTTACGTGTGAGTCGGGGAGCCCGACGTAAATAGTTCGGGATGTTGGCTGTGGACGCTCGACCAGGGCGAGTTCCGTCGGACAGCAGCCAACTCTCGGTGGCAGTCGCCACACACCGGTCGCTCGCGAATTTGCTTCGAGAGAAGTGCTCCGTCAGGGATTCGAACCCTGGTCCTTGCCGTGAGAGGGCAAGATGATTGGCCGGACTACACCAACGGAGCTTACCTGTACCCTCTCAGGTACGCATCCTTTCGTAGCGACGAGATACGTTTAACAGTTGCGTTTCGATCGAACATTGGGGCCGGGTATCGTGGGACGGAGGGGCGCCCAGCAGGAATCTCTCGAACTCGCGGCGGCCACGCTTATGCGACTCCGGACCTACCACGTCGGTATGCAAACACGACCGCTGGGAGAGACCGGCCACGACAGTTCCGTCGCGACGTTCGGCGCCATCGCGCTCAACTGGCTCGAACAGGAGGGCGCGAACCAGATGATCGAACTCGTGCTGGATCGCGGCGTCAACCACTTCGACGTGGCGCCGGAGTACGGCGACGCCGAGCTGAAGCTCGGCCCGAAGCTCCGCCAGCACCGCGAGGAGATCTTCCTCGGGTGCAAGACACAGAAGCGCGACTACGAGGGCGCGGCGCGCAAGCTCGATCGGTCGCTGAACCGGCTCGGAACCGACCACGTCGAGCTGTACCAGATCCACGGGCTGGAGTACGAGCACGAACTCGACGAGATCACGGGCGAGGGCGGCGCGCTCGAAGCGATCCGCGACGCCCGGAGCGAGGGTAAAGTCGATCACATCGGGCTGACGAGCCACGGCGACCCGCAGCTGATCCTCGAGGCGATCGAGCGCATCGACGATCTCGACTCGCTGATGTTCCCGATGAACCCCGTCGTCGCCGGCAAGGACGGCGACGAGTACGACTACGAGGCCGTACTCGAACGCGCCGAATCGGAGGACATCGGCACGCTCGGCATCAAGGCGTTCGCCGGCGGAACGTGGCCCCCGACCGACGAACTGCCCGAGGAAGACCGGCCGTACGCGAACTGGTATCAGCCGGTCGACGATCCCGACACGATCCGCGAGCGCTTCGATTTCGCCGCCGCGCAGGGACTGACGAGCGTCATCACGCCCGGCGATCCGAAGCTCGTCGCGATGGTCCTCGACGCCGCCGAGCGGTTCGACGGAATGGACGAGGCCGCCCAGCGTTCGCTGATCGAGCGGGCGCGCCACGACGACAGTCCGGTGCCCGAGCAGCTCCACCACTGACGGCGCGAGGAGACGAGGACAGTCATGGACGTTCCGAGTACGGTCGCGACGGCGCTGGAGGACCAGTCGGTCGACGGTGCGACCTGCCTGGAGGCCGGCGCCGGCGTCGGCAACGCGACCGCGGGGCTGCTCGCAGCGGGTGCCGAGCGCGTCTACGCGGTGACGAACGACGCCGAGCACGCGCGAACTGTTCGCGAGCGCGTGGCCCGTGACGATCCGGATCGAAGCGTCGCGCTCGAAGCCGATCTCAGGGAGCTCCCGTTGGTCGACGACACCGTCGACATCATCACGGCCCACGGGCTGTTCAACGTGGTTCCGCCGGCGTCGCTCGACGCCATCGCGACCGAGGTGACCCGCGTCGCGACGCCGGGCTGTCACCTCGTCGTCGACGACTACGAGCCGTTACCGGCCGACGCCGACGTGCGAGAGCTGTTCGCCGTCGAGAACGCCGCCTCGCAACTCGCCGAGGGACGGCCCGCGCTGGCGTTCTACCCGGCGGCCGCGCTGCGGCGGCTGTTCGAGGGGTACGGCTGGACGTTCGACCGGAAGCGGACGCTGCTCGATCCGGTTCCCTGGACAGAAAGTCATCTCGACGCCCACGCCGCGGCGGTACGCTCGCGCGCTGCGGGGCTTCCGGAAAGAGATGCCGACCGGCTCGTGACCCGAGCCGACCGAATCGTCGACGACATCGGTGAGGAGCGGGTCGGCGAGATGTACAGCCTGGCGTTCCGACGGCCCGACTGAGCGACCGCATCCGACAGCGCGCTCAGCGATCGGCGATTGCCGATCCCGCGTATCCCCCGATCGCGCTCAGGACGACGGTGATCGCACTCGAGATGGCCAGCATGGCGACGATCAGCAGCCCGAGCGTGACGGCGTTCGCGGCGAACGCGCCGCCCGCAAGAAAGACGAGCAAGAGCGCGTAGGGGGCCGCGAGCGCGATCCCGGCCAGCGCGCCGATCCGCAGCGCGTCGCCGGACGACCCTCGCCGGACGTAGCCCGCGACGCCGCCGCCGACCAGCGGCGAGAACGGGACGAACGAGGTGACCGCCGAGACGACCGCCCCGACGACGGCGAGGACGATCCGGTCGTCGATCACGAGGCCGGTCCCCTCCAGGCGGCGCCGCACTCGGCGCGAGTAGGCGGCGAACGCGATGCCGGCGACGACGAGGACGGCGCCCGTCACGGCGAGGCCGAGCCCGCCCCAGACCATGAGACTGTGGATCGCGTCGACCAGCTCGGCGTCGGTCATCGTCGTCGCCGTGACCTCCAGTTCGGCGACGATCTCCTCGGCCGTCGCGGCGTCGGCGGATCGATAGACGGCGACGCCCGCCGACGCCGCGCCGAGGCCGGGGACGGCGATCAGCAGTGCGACGATCGCGTCGAAGATGGCATTTAGCGCGCCCGATCCCTCGACGCGCGGCGAGTCGTGGTTCTCGGTCTGCGTAGTAGGCTCCATATCTCCACGTTGTACGGCCTACAACGTAAAACGACGATCGGAGTTTCAAGCTCTGAAGTCGCGCCCCGGCTCGGGGGGCGTCCCTCTCGAAGGGCCGGCCCGTTGGCAACGATTCTGCAACCGGACGTCGCCAGCGGGCTCCCGAACAACAATAATAATTATTAGTTGAATAGCTCGACGCTCTAGCATGTCCGAGCACTTCGGCATCCTCGCGCTGGCGCCGCCGGTCCTGGCGATCGTGCTCGCGATGACGACCCGGCAGGTGCTGGTGTCGCTGTTCGCGGGGGTCTGGATCGGCGCGCTGCTGGTCGCGAGCTGGAACCCGATCGCCGCCACGGCGCTGACGATGGACTGGCTCGTCGCGGTCGTCCGGTCGCCGTTCGACACGAAGTTCATCATCCTGATCCTGTTCATGGGCGCAGGGGCGGCGTTCATCTACCGCTCCGGCGGGATCCTCGCACTCGAGCGGTGGATCGGGGATCGGGTCGACACCGCCCGCGAGTCCCAGATTCTCACGTGGCTGATCGGCGTGTTCATCTTCTTCGATTCGTATACGAGCACGGTCGTGACGGGCAACGCGACGCGAGAGCTCTCCCAGGAGAACCGCTCGTCGCGCGAGATGCACGCGTACGTGCTGGACTCGACGACCTCGCCGGTGACGACGTTCGGCCCCGTCTCGAACTGGATCGGGTTCCAGGTGTCGATGATCATCGCCGGCTTCGAGGCCGCGGAATTCACCGCGAGCGAACTGGGCGTGACGGCGTTCGGCCTGTTTCTGCAGTCGATCCCGTGGAACCTCTACTGCTTCATGGCGTTTTTCATGGTCGGGTTCATCGCGATCACCCAGCGCTTCTTCGGGCCGATGCTCGACGCCGAGTGGCGGGCGCGCTCGACCGGGCGGACGATCCGAGAGGACGCCACGCCGCTGTCTGACGTCTCGGCCGACGTCGGCGAGCCCAGCGAGAAGAATCCGACGCTCGTGAACTTCTTCGTCCCGATCATCGTCCTACTCGTCGTCGGGCTCGTCTCGATGTGGTATCTCGGCGGCGGCCACCAGCCCGGCGTCGACCTCGCCGAGGCGTTCCAGGAGACCGACGTCGCGCTCGGCTTGCTGTACGGCGCGTTCGCGTTCATGGTCACCGGGTTCGTCGGGTCGCTGGCCTACCGGACGATGGATCTGGAGGAGGCCAGCGAGACGATCATCGACGGGTTCAACACGATGATGATCGCGCTGGCGATCATCGTGCTCGCCTGGGCGATCGGCTACGCCGCCGAGCAGGTCGGCACCGCACAGTACATCGTCGACGTGCTGGTCGGCAGCGGCATCCCCGGCGGGTTCCTGCCCCTGCTGATCTTCATCGCGGCGATGTTCGTCGCCTTCACCACCGGTACGTCCTGGGGGACGATGGCGATCCTGACGCCGCTGGCGATCCCGCTGGGCTACGAACTGGTCGGCCCCTCGGTGCTCCCGGTGCTGATCGGCGTGCTGTTCGGCGGCGCGATCTGGGGTGACCACAGTTCGCCGATCAGCGACACCACCGTCATGTCCTCGATCTTCGCGGGCTCGGACCACATCGACCACGTGAACACGCAGGTGCCGTTCGCCGCGACCGCCGCGGGCGCCACGATGGTCGTCCTGGTCCTGTACGGG carries:
- a CDS encoding penicillin acylase family protein, translated to MPDDTTRRGVLTGVLAAGVGGLSLSSASDLLDQFAPLSGDAWDAADRSLPDAVESPYGDASLRVDDDGVSHVEADDERAAYFAVGYVQAFDRGFQLDLQRRQMRGQLSEVVGEATLESDEFHVAMDFAGAAEATWELVADTRAGPLVEAYADGVNAAFESEQLQLEYELLGYEPRPWTPADSMLMEKQISWDLTGSFVELRRALLRERLDEELFAELFPRRLDHDVPILRESTAGVGGADVGSTGGSEGSDGQDAGSAAASRGSESAVTGRSEPVDAGHSAPIDADLTAWLSGFETPTGVGSNSWVVSGEHTASGAPLLAYDPHLSLMAPPVWYEQHVETPERSVRGATFPGVPFVIAGANDGGVWSFTNVGADVLDCYRYEVDDAGERYRYRGEWCEFEIEEREIAVSGAENRTLDVKKTVHGPMIERDGRRVGVAWTGHTATRTTEAIEEFGRSEGLADLRESTRKFDLPTQNLVYADSDGRTMYYATGKLPIRRIDGEEVRGDRIFDGSAGEAEWEGFEPFGESSWDGFVPFEEKPHAIDPDVLATANQRVADDPAHYIGADYATPYRGARIYERLDAAVAEGEQIDREFHRDLQNDVRDGRAEQLVPELLAAVNDSPDAGDRLADAAATLDEWDYRMSRDSRGALVFARWMDHFRRLTAEPTFSEADLDESYYPNDWVLATLSDDSALYDDRLRAETMVAALGEALDEIDAEGWSTYGVWNSTRAIDHPFGAQAPFLNYDGLAADGSPATVKNYRVDSAVGSSWRMVVEPGGDATAILPGGNSGDYFSEHYDDQFERWLDNDQKSMDRTIEGEETVAFECESS
- a CDS encoding MATE family efflux transporter; this translates as MDGLRARVLSVWRRTIALSWPIAVQQTFNTLMRTVDVIVTGLFSPAAVAAVGLADLYAQFPLRAGLGLGSGAIALSSQDTGRDDADARDQAISQALLLGFLVGIPLVALGIVAARPLIALLGADPEVVAMGGTYLAIVFAAAPMRIVGLVSARSLQGTGDTRTPMLVNIAANGFNIAGTVGLGLGIGALPELGVVGVGVATAVSRTFEAVAFALAFLSDRTDPVLRRPTDPTIARQLVAVSLPNFAEGMSTSLANFPFNALLLTFGTDVNAGYHIGRRIYQQVAGPLYRSYNVAASIVVGQSLGESEPARARFEGRAIAALSLLTLGGAGIVLVAGADPLAGAFTSDAATRRYAATFAGVFGVSMFFFGIFFPFAGSLRGAGDTRTPFYANLSGTVVFMLGFSYLAGVTFDYGLAGVYAGMLLCYAWWALVVTAGFRWGDWADTAASMMAERAGTSD
- a CDS encoding YMGG-like glycine zipper-containing protein, encoding MESKRIKRALSRARHAAVGAGIGAAIGGLFSKNSASTGAALGALVGATIGEKRVGVESRVKEVTEKRQSESSD
- a CDS encoding VOC family protein, which codes for MDGTLDHVMMRVEDLEESLEWYQTHLDYEEKDRHEGDDFTIVYLGPEEMHEEGAMLELTHNEGESDLELGDAWGHIAVRVPEGELESYYEQLMDEGVDDYRDPESCGGSYAFVKDPDGHEVEIVQRDPDQGALWSLDHTMIRVEDADDALGFWTRKFEYEHTGRWESDTFANYFMKPEDAAPEAMAVELTYNYDGRSYDLGDAWGHLCVRIDDLHEDWEQLMVREAADYRDPESCDDMYAFTKDQDGHEIELLERDPDADSLFPF
- the msrA gene encoding peptide-methionine (S)-S-oxide reductase MsrA, which translates into the protein MDRTSATRELALRSPAENAASAAGESGAPTPSETRTATFGMGCFWGPDARFGAVEGVVRTRVGYAGGTTADPTYHSLGDHTEVVQIEYDPEKLAYDDLLDAFWSNHAWNSSARKRQYRGVVLAHDDEQYEAAQRRRDELAERTGETVATDVERLDEFYLAEDYHQKYELRSTPVVGDELAELYGDAFVDSTIAARLNGFVAGHGDPERRDALLADLDLPPTVIDELRRRF
- a CDS encoding ribonuclease J, translating into MEIEIATIGGYEEVGRQMTAVRAGGDIVVFDMGLNLSKVLIHDNIQVEGMHSLDLIDMGAIPDDRIMSDLEGDVKAIVPTHGHLDHIGAIGKLAHRYDAPIVASPFTLELVKEEIQDEGKFDVQNDLVEMEPGETMGIGERCELEFVNVTHSIIDAINPVLHTPEGAVVYGLDKRMDHTPVIGDPIDMKRFREIGREGEGVLCYIEDCTNANKKGRTPSENVAREHLRDVMHSIEDYDGGIVATTFSSHIARVSSLVEFAKEIGREPVLLGRSMEKYSGTAERIGAASFPDDLGMFGHRKSVDRTFKRIMNEGKENYLPIVTGHQGEPRAMLTRMGRGDTPYELDDGDKVIFSARVIPEPTNEGQRYQSEKLLGMQGARIYDDIHVSGHLRQEGHYEMLDALQPQHVIPAHQDMGGFSGYVDLAGNQGYKLGRDLHVTSNGNTIQLVE